The DNA window tgctccccctgtccatgggattctccaggcaagaacactggagtgggttgccatttccttctccaatgcatgaaagtgaaaagtgaaagtgaagtctctcagtcatgtccgactcttagtaaccccatggactgcagcctaccaggctcctccatccatgggattttccaggcaagagtactggagtggggtgccattgctttctctgatctttcccagcattagggttttttcccaatgattatctctttgcatcaggtggccaaaaaggatcggagcttcagcatcagtccatccaatgaatattcagcgttatttcctttaggattgactggtttgatctcctggctgtccaagggactttcaagagttttctccacaccacaattcaaaagcattaattcctcggtgttcagccttctttcatAAAGAGACACAGCCCAAATCCACAAAGTGCAGGAGGACATGCATGCCAACAGCTCAGGGTGTTTCACAGACGTTGATGGAAGTGTGCACCTCAGTGGTCTTCAAACTCTTCAGACCAGACACTCTTATCAGAAAAAGTGTGTGACCAGCACTTCTGTAACTAAGCAGGACCCTCTGAGGCCGTCCCAAAATAGATTCCCCCCCATGTCCTCCACTGACCTTCTGTCTGTATaaaaaaactttagtcaaaggaAAACTTCatcagagaagtaagaaaatgcagggggaaaaaaaggaaaacagtcaaggaaggcaaaataaaattttttttagccaTTAAGCCAAGCCAAAggacttttagttcctcctcaagggttATAAACAATATTCTGAGTCATGTCCTTTGGggtgttttgcagatactgaaacccccaccaggggGAAGAAGTAAACTGAGCCCAGACAAAGAACACAGATcccagaccagttggaaccagaaggttgatgacgTTGTCTCTCTCACCACCAATCAGAAGGATGTCCATAAGTTGATCAAAACCCCACAATCCCCTCTCACTCTGTCTTTAAAAATCTCGAAAGCCTTTGGGGAGTTTGAGTCTTTCAAACACTAGCTGCCCTGAACTCCACGCTTGGCGCCCTGCACTAAACACTGCATTTTCTTCACCATAGCCTTGTATTGATAAATTGGCTTTACTGTGCACTTGGGCGAGCAGACCCAAGATTGGTTTGGTAACACTTCCAGTGACTATCCATTGGTTCATCTAAAACTACAGCCAcgatcaagggacttccctggcagtccagcggttataactccatgctcccactgctgtgggtacaggttcaattcctggtcagggaacaaagatccttcACACCACAtggtcaaaaaataataaatgaataaataaaaatgttaaaaataaaaaacaaaggaatttgcaactatttaataaaaaaaactataactACAATCTGTACTGACAACCTTAAGTAGATTAAGAAACATacacaaaatagaaatttaagaGATGAGATGAAGTatagttttaaataattattatattttcacaTAGTCTTAAAGAGCCTTTTTATTCTATCTCTCACACAGCCCTATTTAGCTGAAACTAATTTTCAGTGAAAGTGGTAGGATTAAATATgcttcattattttgaaaatctttaaTACTTCAACATAAAGCATGGCAAAAGTCTATTTATAAACTGTTTACATTGATACTAGCATTTAATTACCaccaaagttaagaaaaaaataaaaagatccttAGGTCCAAATAGAAGAACATCATTCACAGGCCTAATTAAACCTTGATGCTGAGTTCTCAATTCCACCTACCAGATATGCAAAGGTTTTTACTGGAAACCATTTGCTAGAGATCCATCTCCCCAATTCATTCTTGCAAACTAATAGTTTCATTTTAACAAACAGATCCAAAGTCTAGTATTAAGTCTTAGTTTGGAAGAACTTTAAACAGAATGGAAAATTCTAACTTTCAGAATGCTCAGATAGAATTTTTATAGGTGACACAGACTTTAGAAATAAAAGCGTGTCagataaaaacattttcagacgCCCACCAGGAAGCAATAGTGCTTTTCTAAAAATAACTATTAAGGTAGCATATTCTTTAGTATGAAACACACTCCAGACACTCATCATTATAGAAATGGCCAGTAATTTGAATCATATCTTTTTGTGAAAGAAAAACGTGCAGCACATCTTAGTTCCAGTCTTTCAATAAAACCGCCATGAGATAAGCTGTGAGTCATCTGACTGGTACAAAACATTCTCATGGTCACTCTCTGTGATGGCTTTAAGAAAGGTCCACAAGTGTTCCGACAGGCCTCATGCAGAGTTTATGTCTCCCCACTTTCAATCCTGGCAggttttttgtggggtttttgtttctttgattcaTCGTTTTATCCTCTATATTTGTCCTTTAGGATTCCTATTATTCCCTTCCCAGCCCCCCTTTTATtctctttgctgttgttcagttactaagttgtgtccaactctttgtgagcccatggactgcagcacaccaggcttccctgtccttcactgtctcccggagtttgctcaaactcatgttcactgagtcagtgatgccattcagccatctcatcctcttgccctcaatctttcctggcatcaagttcccttccaatgagtcagcgcttATTCTAAtccatcttcattctttctctttctttagatCTTCTTTCCCCTGCAGGTTTTCCTCGATCAAGACAATAGAGCAAGACTTCTGAGCTAAGTGAGGAAAGACCCTGGGGCATCTGCAGGTGTATCTGTGGCTGTTGCTCAGGGTACCTCCAGCCATCCTAGCAGAAGTCTGGTTACCTCGAGGCCACCATGTGGGGATACCAGACAGAAGGATATGCCTGGGGAGTGCCAGCTGTTCCAGCCCCAGCTGTTAGATGACTACAGCCTCATGAGAGACCCAAGCCAGAACTGCCTTGCTGGACAGCTCCCCAACTCCTAACTCACTGCAACAGTGAGAGGTAACACAAGAGTGTGGTTTTATCTATTAAGTTGTGGAAATATTTGTTATGCAACACTGGAGAACAtgcatattaactcatttaattctcacaataaccctatgaaTTATTGTCAGTCCCCTTTAAAAATGAGaggtccctggcagtccagtggttgagacttcaccttccaaagcaggatcagggaactaagatcccacatgcctcccagtcaaaaaactaaaatataaaatggaagcaatactataacaaattcaataaagactttaacaaAATGAGAGGATATTGAAGCCCTGAGAGATTTTATCGTTAGATTCGGTCCGCCTGTAGCTAGACCTCAGAGACTATGTGCAGTGTCCACGGCCTCTCAGAAAGAGGACAGATGCAAGGATCAGAAGCAGTGGAAGCAATGGATCCTGATGGGAGACCAGATATGGGAGGTGCAGGAAGGGAAGCCTCAAACAGAGTCTAGGGGTTTTGAGGAAACATGGAGGGGGGTGGGAGTTTAGGACAGAGAATTATAAGTTTGGATTTTGACATATCTAGTTGTGTGTGTCACTGGTACCCTAAAAGGAAGATGGCCCACAGGAATTCAGGGGCCAAGTCAAGGCCCTGGAAGCGGGTTGGGGAATCAAGAGCCTTCTGAAGATGAGCTCATAAAGGGAAAGGGTGTTCAGCTAGAAGAGAAGTGGAAGAAGGACAAAGGCTTAGGGAGTGCCTCCTTGTCCAGTTTATGATACACATGACCTTCTGGGATTAAGTTCCCAGAGTTTTCAGAACATTTAAATGTGTGCTATACAGCGTCTGTGGATATACAACGAACTAATAGACTCCACAAAGCAGATACCATTTACTAATCTTATATTTGCTTAAGAAGTTTGTGAATTGCGGGCCTGAGAAACTGGAGGCTCTCTGTCAGTAACCAAACCTAGGGCACGGGTGAAGGCACGGGGACCGGCAGACATAAATGCCAGGAACACTGATGAACCACTTGTGTGTTCTCAAGCACCCCGCAGAGTGAATACACCACTTCAGATGAATATTCGGGTTTGGGGAGACCTGATTCCTTTTTGGTGGATTTTACTTTGGTCGACCTTTTCTTTAACAAAATGACTAcatgacaacaaaagcaaaaataagcggGTGGGACTCCGTGAAACTAAAcagcttctgtacagcaaaggaaaccataaacaaatcaAAAGACAACCTGTGGAATGGCAGAAACGTTACACATCACATACCCTATAAGGAGttatatccaaaatacacaagaatctcatgcaactcaatagcaAGTAAGTAAATAGTGTAAAAGTAGGAGAAGAGCCTGAACAtgcttccaaagaagaaataccagAGGCTGGCAGGTACCTGAGAAGGTGCTCAATAACACGAATCAGccgggaaatgcaaatcaaaaccacaatgagatatcacctcacatctctTAGGATGACTATCATAAAAaagaaggatgtggagaaaagagagcctTTGTGTAatgctgctgggaatgtaaactggtacagctactatggacaacagtatggagCTATCTCAAGAAATTAAACATggacctaccatatgatccaacaatcccacttctgggtatacaaaGCAAAAAAATCACTATCTCAAAAGGATCTGTACTACCATACTCATTGGATCCttaattcacaatagccaaggtatggaaacacCCCCCACGCAGGAATATTATTGTCTTAGAAAGATGGAAATCCCGACATTTGAGACAACGTGGATAAATCTGGAGGGcctcatgctaagtgaaataagccagccaGAGGAAGACAAGTGCTGTATGGCATATTGTTCTGTCAACATCCCAGTTGAAAGTTCTTTCTTCTAAGCTATTACAGTAAACTGGCCCCCATGTCTCCATTCTCAACCTTCCCCTTGCCAATGGAACTTTAGGCATAAATCTGATTATTTTACTTACTTCCTTGCTAAAATGCTTGCACACTTTCTCAAGCATTTCATGTTTAAATGCTTTATCTAGCCATAtaatcgccaactcaatggacgtgagtttgagcaaactctgggagatagtgaaggacagggaagcctagcatgctacagtccatggggtcacaaggagttagacacgacttagcaactgaacaacccaTTGTCTAAACAGTAAAGCTCAAATGATTTTGTGTGGCTTTTTCCCTTCCATTACCCAAGATTCCTTCTTCCCCAAACATGGAAATTTGGTAATTGATCTTTTCTTAGCTATTGGTCTTATGCTGGGCACCTGAATCTAGCCAAGTCATTCTAGACATTTTGACTTGGGACTGACAGTCAGTTTCTCTTTGGATTTCTGCAGCATGTAAATGCTCAGAAGCGGTCAGTGGCCATGTTTTCTGCCAAGTGAACCAGAAAAGTGGAGAAATCCAGtaacaaaggagagagagaatgaaggtGTGCAGCAAGTTGAGCCCACAGGTAGGAAACTGCTCCATCCCAGCTCTTCTTTAGACTCCAGGACAAGGATGCAGCTTGACCCAAAGTCAGACAGGTCAGACTCTGGCAATAAATGCCCCCTTATAGGCTGACGTGAACTGAGCTTCTGATACCTGCACCCAAGTCAGTCCTAATTCCACTACATACAGCAACTTGGAGGTTCAACCACACCCTGCCTTGCTGGTTTCATTTCCCAGTGTTCTGACCACCCCTTCATTTCACCACACACTCACTCCTCTGCATCAGAGCCACAAGGTCATGCCATTTCTGTGCTCATCGTCCTTTGCATCTGCCTCTTTAATTACATCTACCACATGACATTGTAGAATTCCTACTGGTTTATGTACTATTTTCTAAGTTCTTCAAGGACAATCTTGTTCATCTATGCAGCTCACCGCCTAACGCAACTGGAAAGTACATAGCAGGTACCTGACAAATGTTTGATAAATCAGGTTATTTCAGCAAACGCAGTGAATTAGCGTTTGccacagaggcttcccaggtggcgcagtggtaaagaatcagcttggaaatgcaggagaggcaggagactcaggtttgatccctggtcgggaagactGACCccttagaagaggaaatggcaccccactccagtattcttgcctggaaaattccatgggcagaggtgcttggcaggctgcagtccagggggtcgcaaagagttagacacgactgagcgactgaacatgcacGTACGCAGGCTCTAGTAAATCTGACCCCCAAAAACCAACCTATTGTCTTATTATTCAACTAAAAAAGCAGTCTTTCATGAATAATGCAATTTTGTGTTTGAACAGAAGAGGAATGTATATGAGATAAACTGGAAAGCAGTATGAACTTCAGAGGCCCCAGGCCCCAGTCCACATTCTCCTAAACCAGTCATCTGAATACAGAGACTGTAATTTTACatttgccacatcttctttctcACACATTTTATAGTTATTCATTTCTAAATCCTTTGACCTCTAAATCTAGAATAGAAATGTCAATCACTCTTGTGGTACCTGCCAATTGCACTGAAGTGTTTGTTCTTAAACAAGGGGGACTACTCAACCTCACAAATAAAAAAGCTACCCTATcagctcattttaaaatttagggtTTTTACCTGAAACCTTCTTTAACCTTGAATGTATGTccaaataaattttcaaatgagtgtttttgtttgtttagtataTTACACATTACCTAGaagccaagggaaaaaaagaaactttttttttgtttcattttctactcagccaaagaaagaaaataagctacAATTTCCTTATGTCAAAGCTGGTTTATTGAACTTCATGAGGGCAAAATTACAGTGATGCTATTTCACAACAAAATTATTTAACTCTGGTTTAGATTTCATGAAGAAATGTATTAGCAACATACTGTCGATAAAGCACTGTCATTAAGAACTATATTACAGCCTGGATTAGCTTCCTTTGGTGTTCTCCCAAACTATGACTTTTCCAAAACGTATCTGAAGTTTTCAACTAAAGGACACAGTTAAAATAAACTCACACAGAAGTTATAAAACTTGTGACttgtgctttaaaaattaataacagcCACCATTTTGGAAGTGATTTGTCAATAGTTGGTgaagtgttttataaatattttggaaaatatctaAAAGCTTCATCCCCATTCAACTGATAagtatgttctttttaaaaatgaaaacatgtatcgagaaaattaaaacaacaaatcaccacaaatgggatacaaatatttttaaattaataaatattaaagtggaaaaaataagTCCTTTTAGAGAACTTTAAAGGATACTTACTACTAACTCctgacaaaaagaaataaagttaaattactttttaaaaaattattaataaacagCACTGAAAAAACATAAATGTGCTTGGAAAGTCTGTAAACTTTCTTCCCCCActttagaaaatgttttgatAAGCAATAAACAGATtcccttctttaaaaaactgtcaaCACCCACAACAATTGTAACAGCTGTCATTGTTTTGCTATAAAAATAGTTACAAATTAGTATCAATTTAGATAAAGTCAAACCACTTTTAATTCTAGCATGATAAGAAAAATGGATTAAtctcattaaaaacaaagacaatttCTCTTTCCTTAAGGTCTCGTGTTTAAAATAGAGTAACTATTTCCTCTAATTATTATCTTCAGTTAATTTATGTAATAGAATTATCTTGTTTTTATAACTAAATTACTCAGCCAGGACCACCATGATGATTAAGGAAAAAACTCTAGATTAGATCACATATTTCATTGGTTTCCcacattctgaaaatattttaagtataatcACCTTTCAGCTTAATTTCCTCTAAAATGGTAAATTCAGCAATCTTTCAGAATTGGTGAATGTGCACACTTCAGTTAGAGTTCATGGCTTACAATCCATTCATATAATAGCTTCATATGCAAGCTTATTATTTCCTATGTGCAAAGTCTTACATTCAGAACAAAAGTATTTAGGGTAAAATACTTTCTGAAATATTCCTTCCATCACTGAGGGATTGGCTAGATATTTTTTAAtacctaatttatttttcatactgaGGAGAAGTAGTTTGTTGTGaccataaaatttaaagattataGATTATGACACAATTCTATTACAGAAACAAATGTAGACTCACAGCAATTATAGGTATGCCCTCAGAGTTACAATCCAAATGGAAGAGAGGATGAATGCATTTAGGCGTCGAGTTGACTGGGGATGGGGGGCGCATGAGATCCTATGTCAGACACACAGCTTGAAATGACTGAAAGCCAGGGGTTGGAAGGTCTCTTGTGGCGGCCAGGAGCCACGTCCACTTATTTCCCCTAAACTGTAACTTCTCAAATCTTTCAGTTAGTTTTTACTATTTAAATATATCAAAGTAAAGTATAAAGCACCTTATGACGTCATTTCATTTGCATTATAATCTGATTTACTTCTGTATATTTTGTAgaattactctttttaaaaataccaatgatatttttataGACCTGACTGACACTGATTACAAAGATCAAACATCTAGGACTGTTGGGAAAGTCATTCTTTCTGGGCTGAGAACCAGAAAACATTCTAGGTCTTCTGCCACCAGATCTGAAGTCTTGGCTCTTAAAATGTACCAATAATAATGCAGTTAATATACtaacaatacaaagaaagaacTCTATGGAGAGGCAAATACCAGTTTTTATCCTATTGAGAATACTTCCTATTCAAAGGACATACCAGTAAGTGTCCTAAAcccttaatatatttttttcaatttcaggaACACAGGATTAAACAACCACTGACTCTTAAAAATCCCATTATGCTCTCACATGAAGCCTCCTCCTTGAGCTCTCAACGCAAAGACGTTCTGATTCATCCTAATATTGCTTCATTTCAACCTCACCTGAAAACTTTTTCCTTGTGGTGTCACAGTGACAAACTTGATTAAGTAgacacaaaatacaaaaataagcatAACAATGATAAACAGTAACGTGTCAGGATGATCCATTGTATCTGAGATTAAATTCTATGACTTATCACTGTCATACTTCAGAAGTATTTCTTTAGTCAATATTAGATACTGTAATAAAGACTGTGATTTAGCACCAGCATGTCATTGCAGGCTTTGGTTCAGGCTTCAGGGTAATTCCGTTATCAGGGGGTTGACTAAGCATTAAGGGTTTGTGGCTCTTAAGCTTATGAGCCAAGGTCATAAATATAGCTTCCACATGGTCATTATCATTGGGGTTTTTAGCAGAGGTTTCAAACAAAGGCATACTGTGTGTGTCAGCAAACTTTTGTGCCAAGTCTGTGGGTACCTGAATGGCACTTCTCAAGTCACATTTATTTCCAACAAGAATCCGTGGTATATCGGTGGCTAGCAAATGCTGTTTGCATTCTTCTATCCAAGACGGCAGGCTGTGGAAACTCGCCATGTTGGTCATATCATACACGAAGACCACAGCGTGCACGTTTCTGTAGTAGTGCTGGACCATGCTTTTTCTGAACCGTTCTTGTCCCGCCGTGTCCCATAACTGGATCTGAAagtggaaaaaagaagagaaaaactcaAAATTTCATCCAGTTACACACATAGAAAAATTTCACTACCTTCGCACGGCCCTTTGTGCTTCTTCACTTATACTCCTTTGCTCCCTTCTAAAGTGCCCTTTTGGTGTCATTTATGTGATTTAAATGTCATGATACTAGTCCAGTCACTTCATGATTAACACAAGTGTCAGAACAAGTACTTCAATTTAGCACTTGAATTCAGTAAGTCAAGTTTGTTTGGaaaaattatacctcaaaaattgattttaaaatgctaaaagaaatagatatcagattttaaaaacatgttaagTGTCTAATTTCCACAAATTTGGTTACAATATGCCCTTCCCTGCCTTTCACTCATGTAATTTAAAATAGTAGAATTAGGATAGATGTGAAAAGTCATGAGGTCTAGCCCCCACATGaacatatatatcagttcagttcagttcagtcactcagtcgtgtctgactctttgcgaccctatgaatcgtagcacgccaggcctccctgtccatcaccaacgcccagagttcactcagactcacgtccatcgagtcagtgatgccatccagccatctcatcctctgtcgtccccttctcctcctgcccccaatccctcccagcatcagactcttttccgatgagtcaactctttgcatgaggtggccaaagtactggagtttcagctttagcattgttccttccaaagaaatcccagggctgatctccttcagaatggactggttggctctccttgcagtccaagggactctcaagagtcttctccaacaccacagttcaaaagcatcaattcttcggtgctcagctttcttcacagtccaactctcacatccatacgtgaccacaggaaaaaccatagccttgactagacacagcGTGGGTGGCTGCGACAGCGCACATagcgcagccgagaggagctaccgcatgcccgaggtcaggggcagaagccgggaggaccccatgcccgaggggcggcggttaagaggagttaccccacgtccgaggtcacgggcggcagccgagagtaccaggctgcgacagcgcaggagcagccgagaggagctgccccccgcccgaggccaggggcagcggctgggaggagcaaccccacgtccaaggagcagtggctgcgcgggcgcagaagggcctagaggagctattccacattcaaggtcaggaggggcggcggtgaggagatacccctcgtccaaggtaaggagcagcggctgcactttgctggagcagccgtgaagagatactccacgtccaaggtaagagaaacccaagtaagacggtaggtgctgcaagagggcatcagagggtagacacactgaaaccataatcacagaaaactagccaatctgatcacactaggaccacagccttgtctaacatatatatacatctgacaaaatccaggcccctttaaaaaaatttaaatgactagGAAATCACTTATCTATTCTAAACATCTCTACCATCTACCTAAACATCTCTACCAATAAAAATATTCCAATACCTCCCAATGGAAATACGGGGTGTTGGGGGGGAATGATATCTAAAGCTAAATACAAGTCATGTGTTATGATTCTCTTAAAACATGGAATTTATTGTGTCTCTGCTTAGTTCCTGAGAAATATTAAATGATGAGAGTACTAATCACAATGGAAAAGACCAGGGACAGAGATGctcagatagttttttttttttttaatttttggttgtgctgggttatcattacacatgggctttctctagtttcagcaagtgggggcttcttgttgcggagcatgggctctaggtaagtgggcttcagtaattgtggcacatgggcttagctgctctgaccCACGTAGGATCTTCCagcaccagggatcgaacctatgtctccagcattggctggagaattcttatccactctgccaccagagaagtcccctagaTAATTTTTAACTGAAAGACTTGTATTATTTATAGATACTCCGAATATGGAAGCCTAAATAGATGACTTCTATAgagaatatcaataatctcagatatgcagatgacaccaccctcagggcagaaagcaaagcagaactaaagagcctcttgatgaaagtgaaagagaagagtgaaaaagctggcttaaaactcaacattcaaaaaattaagatcatggcatctggtcccatcacttcatgggaaatagatgggaaaacaatggaaatgggcagactttattttctcgggctccaaaatcactgcagatggggactgcagtcatgaaattaaaagacgcttgctccttagaagaaaaggtatgatcaacctagacagcagattaaaaagcagattaacaaagctccatctaatcaaagctatggtttttccagtggtcatgtatggatgtgagagttggactgtgaagaaagctgagcgccgaagaattgatgcttttgaactgtggtgttggagaagactcttgagagtcccttggactgcaaggagatccaaccagtcaatcctaaaggaaatcagtcctgaatattcattggaaggactgatgttgaagctgaaactccaatactttggctacctgatgcgaagaactgactcattagaaaagaccctgatgttgggaaagattgagggcagaaggagagggggacgacagaggat is part of the Bubalus kerabau isolate K-KA32 ecotype Philippines breed swamp buffalo chromosome 16, PCC_UOA_SB_1v2, whole genome shotgun sequence genome and encodes:
- the RAB33B gene encoding ras-related protein Rab-33B, whose product is MASDIESSLEASFSSSGAVSGGSGFLPPARSRIFKIIVIGDSNVGKTCLTYRFCAGRFPDRTEATIGVDFRERAVEIDGERIKIQLWDTAGQERFRKSMVQHYYRNVHAVVFVYDMTNMASFHSLPSWIEECKQHLLATDIPRILVGNKCDLRSAIQVPTDLAQKFADTHSMPLFETSAKNPNDNDHVEAIFMTLAHKLKSHKPLMLSQPPDNGITLKPEPKPAMTCWC